One genomic region from Candidatus Nezhaarchaeales archaeon encodes:
- the amrS gene encoding AmmeMemoRadiSam system radical SAM enzyme has protein sequence MMPPSIRGSPLYEKLKDDKVRCGVCERRCIIPPKGWGFCGTRFNSEGKLYTAVYGDINALESRPIEIKPFFHFWPGSSALTFSTWSCNFDCPWCQNYSLSKVKPDPSKANYIPPEKMVELAVKHGDEGICVSFTEPLMLFEYSLDVFKLAKAKGLYNTYVSNGYMTIDALRLLVEAGMDAIKVDVKGDEDVYEKYCSGVKLNVVWRNAREAKKLGLHVEIVNLVISGVNDDEYHLNLLIERHLKEVGPETPLHFTRYYPAYKFTAPPTKVETLEKAYSMAKKAGVLYPYIGNVAGHPYENTYCPSCRQLLVERYGYLVVKYLITKDKRCPNCNHQVCIVGSYVKKPLRFS, from the coding sequence ATGATGCCGCCTTCAATCCGAGGGTCCCCGCTCTACGAAAAGCTTAAGGATGATAAGGTACGTTGCGGAGTTTGCGAACGCCGCTGCATCATCCCGCCTAAAGGTTGGGGTTTCTGCGGAACCAGGTTTAATAGTGAAGGTAAGCTTTACACGGCGGTTTACGGCGATATAAACGCCTTGGAGTCTAGGCCTATAGAGATTAAGCCCTTCTTCCATTTCTGGCCCGGCTCCTCAGCTTTAACGTTTTCAACCTGGTCCTGCAACTTCGACTGTCCATGGTGTCAAAACTATTCATTAAGTAAGGTTAAACCCGACCCTTCTAAGGCCAACTACATACCCCCCGAGAAGATGGTTGAATTAGCTGTTAAACATGGGGATGAAGGGATATGCGTATCGTTCACGGAGCCCTTAATGCTTTTCGAGTACTCCTTAGACGTGTTTAAACTGGCTAAGGCTAAGGGCTTATACAATACGTACGTAAGCAACGGCTACATGACCATCGACGCTTTACGCCTACTAGTAGAAGCGGGCATGGACGCTATTAAGGTTGATGTTAAAGGCGATGAGGATGTTTACGAAAAATACTGTAGCGGCGTTAAGCTCAATGTCGTATGGCGTAACGCTAGGGAGGCTAAAAAGCTAGGATTACACGTTGAAATAGTAAACCTAGTAATTAGCGGCGTTAACGACGATGAATACCACCTAAACCTATTGATAGAACGACATTTAAAGGAGGTAGGCCCCGAAACCCCCCTCCACTTTACTAGATATTATCCAGCCTACAAATTTACAGCGCCGCCGACCAAGGTGGAAACCCTTGAAAAAGCATACTCAATGGCTAAGAAGGCGGGCGTGCTATATCCATACATAGGAAACGTCGCAGGACACCCGTACGAAAATACTTACTGTCCGAGCTGTAGGCAATTATTAGTGGAACGCTACGGCTACCTAGTTGTAAAGTACCTTATAACTAAAGATAAAAGGTGCCCTAACTGT
- a CDS encoding tRNA (adenine-N1)-methyltransferase, producing the protein MERGVKVEEVKEGCDALLYLDEKRKYLVKVEVGKVFHTHKGFIRLDEVLGKPYGSTIRSSTGVSFAVLKPTLYDYMYKLPRMTQIMYPKDAGFLLVRAGIGPGCIVVEGGSGSGILTCALANYVKPDGKVYSYEIREEFLSLARRNVERSGLSGYVEFKRKDITKGIDEEEVDAVVLDLANPWDAVPVAWKALKGSGSFTSFSPTINQVEKTVDALKANNFLDVETFELILRPLKVKAGETRPVSTFTVHTGYLVFARKGLA; encoded by the coding sequence TTGGAAAGGGGGGTTAAAGTGGAGGAAGTGAAGGAGGGGTGTGACGCCCTCCTATACCTTGATGAAAAGCGGAAATATCTAGTAAAGGTTGAGGTAGGTAAGGTTTTTCATACACATAAGGGGTTTATTAGGCTTGACGAGGTGCTTGGTAAACCCTACGGTTCAACGATTAGAAGTAGTACGGGGGTTAGCTTCGCGGTTTTAAAGCCGACGCTCTACGACTACATGTATAAGCTACCGAGGATGACGCAGATCATGTACCCTAAGGACGCTGGGTTCCTACTGGTAAGAGCCGGTATAGGTCCTGGTTGTATAGTGGTTGAAGGAGGGTCAGGTAGCGGTATTTTGACTTGCGCCTTAGCTAATTACGTTAAACCGGATGGTAAGGTCTACAGTTACGAGATACGGGAGGAGTTCTTAAGTTTAGCCCGTAGGAACGTTGAGAGGAGCGGTTTATCGGGTTATGTCGAATTTAAACGTAAGGATATAACTAAGGGGATAGACGAGGAGGAGGTTGACGCGGTAGTACTGGATTTAGCAAACCCTTGGGATGCGGTTCCGGTAGCTTGGAAAGCCCTTAAAGGTAGCGGTTCCTTCACTAGCTTTAGCCCAACCATAAACCAGGTGGAGAAAACTGTTGACGCCTTGAAAGCCAATAACTTCCTAGACGTAGAAACCTTTGAGCTTATACTTAGACCCCTTAAAGTTAAGGCTGGTGAAACAAGACCAGTAAGTACTTTTACCGTGCACACAGGCTACTTGGTATTCGCTAGGAAGGGCCTTGCGTAG